One segment of Anomalospiza imberbis isolate Cuckoo-Finch-1a 21T00152 chromosome 2, ASM3175350v1, whole genome shotgun sequence DNA contains the following:
- the RPL21 gene encoding large ribosomal subunit protein eL21: MTNTKGKRRGTRYMFSRPFRKHGVVPLATYMRIYKKGDIVDIKGMGTVQKGMPHKCYHGKTGRVYNVTQHAVGIIVNKQVKGKILAKRINVRIEHIKHSKSRDSFLQRVKENERKKKEAKEKGIWVQLKRQPAPPREAHFVRTNGKDPELLEPIPYEFMA; encoded by the exons ATGACGAACAcaaagggaaagaggagggggACGCGTTACATGTTCTCGAGGCCCTTCCGCAAGCATG GAGTGGTCCCTCTGGCTACCTATATGCGGATCTACAAGAAGGGTGACATAGTTGATATCAAG GGTATGGGTACTGTTCAAAAAGGCATGCCCCACAAGTGTTATCATGGCAAGACTGGAAGGGTGTATAATGTTACTCAGCACGCCGTGGGAATTATTGTTAACAAGCAAGTTAA GGGCAAGATTCTGGCAAAGAGAATTAATGTGCGTATAGAGCATATTAAACATTCCAAGAGCAGAGACAGCTTTCTGCAGCGTGTGAAGGAAAAcgaaaggaagaaaaaggaagcaaaagaaaaaggcatttgGGTTCAGCTGAAACGTCAG CCTGCTCCACCAAGAGAGGCACACTTTGTGAGAACTAATGGCAAGgatccagagctgctggagccaatTCCTTATGAATTCATGGCATAA